ACGCTGGATAAAGCCCTGCATAACAACATCTCCTGCTAATGTACCGACAGAAGAGCTTGCAAGCCCTGCAATAAGAAGACCAAGACCGAAAGAAACGGCTGCCATAGGGCCAAGTGCATCTCGTAATCCATTATAGGCAATGTCTAAATCCTCAACTACTAATCCTTGCGTATGGAACACCGCTGCTGCAATAATCAGCATGCTCATATTAATCGCCCCAGCAATAATCATTGCAATTACAATATCGATAAACTCGAAACGGAAAATACGTCGCTTTTCATTGTCATTACGACCAATAACGCGATTTTGCGTTAAGGAAGAATGTAAATAGATTGCATGCGGCATAACAGTAGCTCCTAAAATACCTGTTGCAAGTAATAGGGAATCGACTCCATCGAAATGTGGTGTCAGCATTCCGAGTGTTACTTCACCCCAATTAGGTTGAGCTAAAAATGTCTGGAACGCAAATGCGAGTACTACAATTAGCACCATACCAGAAATACCAGCTTCAAAAGCTCTAAAACCTCTGCGTTGTAGCTCTAAAATGGCGAATGAGCCGATTGCCGTAATTAGTGCCGCTGGTAGCATTGGGATGTTAAATAATAAATATAGACCGAGGGCAGCACCGATAAACTCTGCAAGATCAGTTGCGATAATTACAAGTTCAGCCTGTATCCATAAAAATATAGAAGTTTTTTTAGAAAAGTTCTCTCTTGCTATTTCCGGCAAATTCTTTCCTGTTGCAATGCCAAGTTTTGCTGATAAAGATTGGATTAGTACAGCCATTAAATTAGAAAAGGCAATAACCCAAAGAAGTAAATAACCGTACTGCGAGCCAGCCGTAATATTTGTGGCAAAGTTGCCGGGATCGATATAGGCAACCGCTGCAATAAATGCCGGACCTAGAAAGGGTAAAATACGTTGCCAGCCTTTTATGTCGCCATCTAAAACAGCTTCGGCTGCCGACTTCTTAATCGGTTTATAGGCCATGTTGTTCCCTCGTTTCAAAAAGTATCGTTAGTGAAATAAAGTTTCCTATAGGAAAATAATGATACTACTATTCTATAGCTAGAACTGAAAAATGTGAAGAAGTTTGCTCAATTTTTTTATCATTGCCAAAAAACAAAGGGAAATCACTGCTGAAGTGAGTTAAATCGCGAATAAAACCATGGAAATCAGCAAAAATAATCCGAAACTGTTACCAGTAATGGGCTTCTACATATAAGGAAAAAATTTACGAAAACCGTATAATCTGTTCTTTACTTTTTATTAATACAGGCGTAATATGACATCATTATAAAAGTTTCAAATTTCTAAATCGCTGAAGCAACTAAACGCGGGGGACCCAATTTTGATGGATTGTCTCTACAATTCTTGGGGTGAATCTCTTTACAAGAGTAGGGCTACTCAGGCCCGAATCCGACAGCTAACCTCGTAAGCGTTAAGAGCAGAAAAGTTGGAGCTTGTCAGACGTTACAACGTCTACAAGTCGTATTTGGTGATGACTTGTAGACGTTTTTTGTTGTCATTTGGCACCCAAAGCCCAAGTAGCTAGAAAGAGCGAGTATGCAAAGGTGTAATTGATTTAGAAAGGCGAAACACACTCTAAAAATCTAGAAGGTGTTAAAAATGAAATCCTCATTCAAACGTTATGTTATCGGTAAACCATTGAGATCCGATGCATTAGGGGAACAAAAGCTTAGTAAAACAAAGGCATTA
This DNA window, taken from Lysinibacillus sp. FSL M8-0337, encodes the following:
- a CDS encoding Nramp family divalent metal transporter — protein: MAYKPIKKSAAEAVLDGDIKGWQRILPFLGPAFIAAVAYIDPGNFATNITAGSQYGYLLLWVIAFSNLMAVLIQSLSAKLGIATGKNLPEIARENFSKKTSIFLWIQAELVIIATDLAEFIGAALGLYLLFNIPMLPAALITAIGSFAILELQRRGFRAFEAGISGMVLIVVLAFAFQTFLAQPNWGEVTLGMLTPHFDGVDSLLLATGILGATVMPHAIYLHSSLTQNRVIGRNDNEKRRIFRFEFIDIVIAMIIAGAINMSMLIIAAAVFHTQGLVVEDLDIAYNGLRDALGPMAAVSFGLGLLIAGLASSSVGTLAGDVVMQGFIQRRIPLYLRRAITMIPPLVIIASGVNATYALVLSQVILSFGIAFALIPLVMFTSKKDIMGSLVNHRITTILGWCVVVIVVALNIYLLWETLFA